The following proteins are co-located in the Mauremys reevesii isolate NIE-2019 linkage group 23, ASM1616193v1, whole genome shotgun sequence genome:
- the CDCA8 gene encoding borealin — protein MAPSRKKTSKNNVQKKKLVAVLKDFDREVQMRIHQLQTNGQNLLKELDNLYNIENLRLPLALREMNWLDYFAKGGSVKALEEAATADLELSEINKLTAEVIQTPFRIVKAEKSKQDIDAIEETELNLLPVAKKRKQDDKALEESEPEHENVNPKIGKMKTSTKKVPVSKSRRAPSARVKRISKRSSKNNFVTPALGRVPDACTWGRTATVTPKFDSRLFKTPGLRTPAAREQVYIVSANGSPLANSNDVIITVPVGGGESIRLAASELTKRHLSHLNPETLGIMKTLSVRLAQACSSTNTQR, from the exons ATGGCACCATCCAGGAAGAAAACCAGCAAAaacaatgtgcagaagaaaaagctcgtTGCAGTTTTGAAGGACTTTGACCGTGAAG tccAAATGAGAATTCATCAGCTACAAACAAATGGGCAAAATCTTCTCAAGGAATTGGATAATCTTTATAACATAGAAAACCTCAGACTTCCTCTAGCACTGAGAGAAATGAACTGGCTTGACTACTTTG CTAAAGGAGGAAGTGTAAAGGCCCTAGAAGAAGCAGCAACG GCAGATTTGGAACTATCAGAAATAAACAAACTTACAGCAGAAGTTATCCAGACGCCTTTCAGAATTGTCAAAG CTGAAAAATCCAAACAGGATATCGATGCCATTGAAGAAACAGAACTTAATTTGCTCCCTGTAGCAAAGAAGAGGAAACAGGATGATAAAGCCCTTGAAGAATCAGAGCCAGAACATGAAAATGTTAATCCCAAAATAGGAAAG ATGAAGACATCAACCAAAAAAGTGCCAGTTtcgaagagcagaagagctccatCAGCAAGAGTGAAACGCATTAGTAAAAG GTCAAGCAAAAATAACTTTGTCACTCCAGCCCTTGGCCGAGTCCCCGATGCCTGCACATGGGGAAGGACCGCCACTGTCACCCCTAAGTTTGATTCCAG GCTTTTCAAGACACCAGGTCTACGCACGCCTGCAGCGCGTGAGCAAGTCTACATAGTCTCTGCAAACGGCAGCCCTCTTGCTAACAGCAATGATGTCATTATTACAGTCCCTGTCGGAGGAGGGGAG AGCATTCGTTTAGCAGCCAGTGAGCTGACCAAAAGGCATTTGAGTCATCTCAATCCAGAGACCCTGGGAATTATGAAGACGTTATCA GTTCGTCTTGCACAAGCATGCAGCAGCACGAACACCCAAAGATGA